A stretch of DNA from Aspergillus flavus chromosome 3, complete sequence:
TGCCTTGGTCACCGTTCCCGCcgacaaggaagaggacCTCCAGAAGTGGTATCGTGAAGAACACTTCCCTATGCTAGCACGTGTACCAGGCTGGCGTCGCAGCCGCCTCTTCACCACATCATCGATCGACCCCAAAGCAGCCCGAGAATTCCTATGCCTCTATGAATACAGCGCGATCAACGGCTTGGGTGGCCCGGAACACAAAGCTGCGATGGATACCCCGTGGCGCAACCGCCTCATGAATGATCCTGCTACGAGCAAGAAGCGGCGCGTGTACCAGTGGGCTTACACATTTGGCCCAGCGCCCCGCGAACTGTCTTCTCTGGCCCATAAGGATGTCGCCGGACCTTGGGCTTCCAACGACGGTCGCACCAGAACGTTTCCTTCCCCAACCCGCCCGGCCGTCGAGTCGTTCATTACCACTCCGGACGGTGTCGATCTCCCATACCGCCTAGAGGGCAGCACTGATCCTCATAGCCCCGTCATTGTCCTTAGCAACTCCATCCTCGTCGACTATACCATCTGGGACAGCTTCGTGGATGCCTTCCTCTCGAACCCTAAGAACCAGAACTTCCGGATCCTTCGGTACCTGACCCGTGGCCGTCTCCGCGAGTGTGGGGAGAAGCCCATCAACATTGACCTCCTGGCCTCGGACATCATCGCGCTCCTCGATGCTTTGCGAATCCCCAAGGCGACTCTGATTGGTGTCAGTCTGGGTGGCGTGACCGTTCTCAACACATCCTTGCTGTACCCGGATCGCGTGACGCGCTTTATTTCCTGCGATACAAACAGCTCGGCGCCCGAATCCAACCTCAAAGCCTGGAACGACCGCGTCGCCATGGCCGAGAGCGACGGTGCAGTGTCGGCCACCACTCAGGAGCCGATTATTGGTGAGCAGCTGTCTGAAGCTACCACCCGTCGGTGGTTCGTGCCTGAATCATACGAGACGCAGCCGGAAGTTCCCGCGAGGGTAAAGGAGATCGTGCGCAACAACAGTCTGGACGGTTTCCGGAAGGGTGTGCAAGCACTCTGCGCATATGACGTTCGGGACCGTATGGCTCAAGCACAGGTGCCTGGGTTGTTTGTCGCAGGCGAGGGAGACGGTGTCCTGCCCAAGACGATGCAACAGATGGCCAATGATCTGAAGGGTGGCGCCGAGCTGAAATTAGTTCCCAAGGCCGGACATCTGCCTATGGCCGAGCAACCAGCGGCCTTCACTGAAATTGTCAACGGATACCTTCACGCGTAAATAGTCAATATCAAGCATTTTCTCGTTCGTTCAAATATTCTTCATTTATCGTATCATACTTAGTTAAGTTTTATAATCACTCAaggaaataaatatatataaataaaaaaagaaaaagatgatTAATATGTCCTAGAAGTGTTCCCTCACCGTCTGCGAGGTACTCGTCTGCGTGACTTCGAATGTCCGATGAATGCCCAAACCCATCTCACCCCCTACCGCCGGCAATGCAGGGGAGCCCTGGGCCGTCAAGCGTTCTTCGCTACTATTCGGACTCGATCCTCCATGCCACGAGCCATTGTGGTCCTGACTTTGCACTGTTGTCACCGTAACCGCTAACTTATCCGGCCGGAGTCGGTTCTGGACGCTCTCATCCAGCGACCCCAACGGAAAAGGTCGATCGTGACTGGCACCACCGGGAAGTCGCGATCCGGAACGACCGGGAAAGGGAGAGGGATATGTGGGATCGGTTCGAGAACCGAGCCAGTGACGGAGGAGTGGACGAAGGGTAGCGAGACTTCCAGCCGTGATACCTAGACCAACTTCGATATTGGACCAGAGGGCGATTTCAACCGTTGCGTCTGTTTTCAATCTCCATATTAGCGACCACCCACGCGTTAGAAGGAGTCGATAGGGAACATACACAGAAAGTCCGGATCGTTAAAGGTATGAACAAAGGGTATACGAATAATGACGGCCGAGGAAGCACTGCAAGAATATCCCCCCGTCAGCATCAATCCACTCTCCCCAGAGccaaaaggagagagagaccACCTACATGCAAGCCATACTCAAAATCCCGACCACAGCAATCTTCGTCTGCTTCTTCATATGCAACTTCCTAACCAAGAAGATCGGCAAAATCGCCACGGTGAAATCGCATATCACCGCGAACGCACTATACACATACGTCATGGCGATAATGATCGTCATGTCGAGACACTGGCCGTGAATATTCGGATCGAAAGCGACCTTGGTCCAGAAATACTCCAGCGGTTTACACTGCAGCAGCATGAGGAACATGAAGACGAGACCGGCGATGACCGTCAGGATCATGACGATATAGAGCGACCAGATATGTTCTCGTTTGACGGTGATGCGCATCAGGAAGATACAGATGGAGATTTTGCCGCCGACGGAGGCGAAACAGTAGGCGATTTCACATAGCCACCAGTACTTTACTTTGCGTGTTAGTCTGCGAGGATCGAGAGGATGGGtgaagggtggtggtggtgatggtgggTGGTGTATATAGACATACCCTCATGGCCGTCACGCGTTGCACCGCCGTTAAATCTTTGTATCTTCGTCCAGTACCCCATACACTGCCTCCGATCATGCAGGCGGAAAACATCACGTAGAATAACTATCAttgtttggtttctttggtCAGATATTGCTGGGTTTCTGTTGTTTCGCCTGTTGCGACAAGACTAACCAATGCAACCACCATTGCTCCGTCATCCCAACCAAATGCCTTCACTAACCATCCACGCACATAACATCGTAGAATCACCGTGACGACTGCCACCGACATGAAGGCGGCGGCGACCGCCCTGACTTCGACGCTGCGGTCATCCGCATGGTCCATGTCGATGATGAGGTCCGGACATGGCCAGTAGAGGTTGTGGAGACGGGCCCCGGGGGCAGTcgatattatattattattactacatGGCTAATATTTAGGAGAGATCTGGAGATGGAGCTTGGCTCGGTGCCAGCCTTCCTATTCTAGGAGCACTACGAATTAACCTAAGCTGGTTGGCGCAaaggggggaagagggactaaaaaaaaaaaaaaaaaaaaaaaaaaaaaacgggGCATTTAGTAGCTTCCAGGCTATGGCGAAAAAGCAGCAGATCGACAGCGTCAAGTGGCGACCCAACTGAAGAAACCAAGCGCCAAAGGCGTTTTTAGTCATGTTAATGGAGTCCCGACGAGTCaaagaagggggagggggaaacAAACTAGAAGGCATTTAATCCGTTGAGGCGCTTTGGATAGCCTCGCTTAGGGTTTGGACCGTTGTTTCCCGACAATGAGGAAGCACTGAGCAGGTGAGTAAGTACATAGTAGTATGTATTATGGGCCGAGGTTCCACGTGGAATGAATTAATCAATTCTGAATCGCAATCGTTCATGCCCGTGCTTTAATTTGCTGTGCATATGAATAGTAACCACGCAATTAACATAGGTTTTTTGCTGGCTCAGGCCCGTCCATGGATTATCGCTTAAACTGAAAGTAGCACTCTTCACCGAAGATGCGACGCTGTTAGCTCGTATCAAGCCGCTTGTTGGAGATCCACTTGACGGGAATTGACCACCAAAGCGGCAAGAGATACCGTCGTCATTCAGATAAACGGGGGGGAAATGAAACAGTACGATGCCCGGGAAGAGATGGACAGGTCAAAGGACTCGATTTGTATAGATCCCGTGGAACTATTGGAAACCGACAGCGGTAGTTATCTGATGCTGTATATTACCCTAGTTTAAGAACCCTAATAGCTCCAATCCTGCAGCAAACAATGTCTTTGTTAtattccttgttttctttttctgacaCCCCAAGAAACCGCCTTCAGGAACCCCTTTGTCATCAGTAATGCAGGAATCCAGACCCGTCGGCAGTTCTACTGCCAATCATCTCCTGCCCTTGTCGAGGCGTCTCCAAGCAAACGGCACACGTGTGGGTCGCCACTGATGGGTTGTCAGGGATAAATTCATAAAACGAACAAGTTCACCACCCACAACCATGGGCCTCGGAGATTGGATCCGCCAAGACGTTCTCGTATTGATTTTGTTCTCTGAATCCATATTCCTTCTTCAGCACCAGTCACCAGGAGCAAAAAGGGAGACAAGTGTAATGATCCTTCCTGAAATAGCGCTGGGCCTATTCTTGGCGCTTCGGTTAACGTTTAGAACGATGGGGTTTCCATTAGCGCCCACTAAATTCGTGTAGCTGCATACGGGATTACGGAGAACTTGACCAGCGGACCACCGTCTGAAGATTGACAGTTAACGCTAGGGACTAGAATCATTCaatattccttttctcccgCTTCAGCGATCCGCAGGGCTAAAGCATGTCTCTCTGCGGACATGATCTGCAGCTGTCGCTTTTCCCGAACTCCGTCGTCGGAGTGTCTCCGGACTCGTTATTAGCATTCAAAATTGAATACACagcagtactccgtaaaatCGATACTACCGGCGGTTGATCCTCTCGGCAAATGAATACAGAATCCTTCCATTGCCGCGCCCGCTGAATGCCGAGAAAAAAGCTCTGGGCATTCATGGCGAAACCCCGATGGTCGACAAATCTGATTCTATCGAACTGCCAAATCCCTAGGGTTGTGACAGATCACATGTTGCAACACGGGAGATCCACGATGAcaattcctcttccttgctaGAATCCCCACGGCTCACAACTTTATTTGCGTGTTTATCTGGCGTTTCCAAGGAATGACTGTCGCAGGCTTTCTATGGTCCCGAAAGTAGGAATGAAACAACGATACGTACGCTGCGGGTGAACTTCTGCGGGGCTCATCGCGTGTAAGGCTTGAGGAAGCTTCGGATAGCATCGAGATCCTAAGCCTCCTG
This window harbors:
- a CDS encoding putative alpha/beta hydrolase, which gives rise to MATPGLLYVTMQPRDSLPAAQFHDWYNTEHGPLRLRLPFVTNGFRYRAVDGIEPEWVAPYDITDMVELTRETYLALRGDGVKTPREKATMAQIDVDRRLYDLLHDHKASDYKPVEDIPDTEAAGSVLVSALVTVPADKEEDLQKWYREEHFPMLARVPGWRRSRLFTTSSIDPKAAREFLCLYEYSAINGLGGPEHKAAMDTPWRNRLMNDPATSKKRRVYQWAYTFGPAPRELSSLAHKDVAGPWASNDGRTRTFPSPTRPAVESFITTPDGVDLPYRLEGSTDPHSPVIVLSNSILVDYTIWDSFVDAFLSNPKNQNFRILRYLTRGRLRECGEKPINIDLLASDIIALLDALRIPKATLIGVSLGGVTVLNTSLLYPDRVTRFISCDTNSSAPESNLKAWNDRVAMAESDGAVSATTQEPIIGEQLSEATTRRWFVPESYETQPEVPARVKEIVRNNSLDGFRKGVQALCAYDVRDRMAQAQVPGLFVAGEGDGVLPKTMQQMANDLKGGAELKLVPKAGHLPMAEQPAAFTEIVNGYLHA
- a CDS encoding putative integral membrane protein, whose protein sequence is MDHADDRSVEVRAVAAAFMSVAVVTVILRCYVRGWLVKAFGWDDGAMVVALLFYVMFSACMIGGSVWGTGRRYKDLTAVQRVTAMRYWWLCEIAYCFASVGGKISICIFLMRITVKREHIWSLYIVMILTVIAGLVFMFLMLLQCKPLEYFWTKVAFDPNIHGQCLDMTIIIAMTYVYSAFAVICDFTVAILPIFLVRKLHMKKQTKIAVVGILSMACIASSAVIIRIPFVHTFNDPDFLYATVEIALWSNIEVGLGITAGSLATLRPLLRHWLGSRTDPTYPSPFPGRSGSRLPGGASHDRPFPLGSLDESVQNRLRPDKLAVTVTTVQSQDHNGSWHGGSSPNSSEERLTAQGSPALPAVGGEMGLGIHRTFEVTQTSTSQTVREHF